The following are encoded together in the Deinococcus soli (ex Cha et al. 2016) genome:
- a CDS encoding methylenetetrahydrofolate reductase, with product MTRVSVELVPRSRSGLRAEIAEVAGALGGVDTVNVPDLTRYSLRSWVGCGFARPGFAAIPHLRAVDFNPREPLPFLPLLEEHGIREVLVVTGDAPIDMSARVYDQDAVDLIRRLNRDAPHLRVYAGLDPYRQSFVRERDYLERKLDAGAAGFFTQPFFDLRLLDTWADLLPDGTDVWWGATSILTEASFNYWRARNHAVFPRTFTPTLDCNRAFARDLLTFAREREQHAYFMPVKVNVLEYLGGIL from the coding sequence GTGACGCGCGTCTCTGTCGAGCTGGTGCCCCGGTCCCGTTCTGGTCTGCGTGCGGAGATCGCGGAGGTCGCGGGCGCACTGGGCGGGGTAGATACCGTGAACGTGCCGGACCTGACGCGGTACTCGCTGAGGTCCTGGGTGGGGTGTGGGTTTGCCCGGCCGGGCTTCGCGGCGATTCCGCACCTGCGCGCCGTGGATTTCAACCCGCGCGAGCCGCTGCCGTTCCTGCCGCTGCTGGAGGAGCACGGGATCCGCGAGGTCCTCGTGGTGACCGGGGACGCGCCGATCGACATGAGCGCGAGGGTGTACGACCAGGACGCCGTGGACCTGATCCGCCGCCTGAACCGCGACGCGCCGCACCTGCGCGTGTACGCCGGGCTGGATCCGTACCGGCAGTCGTTCGTCCGCGAGCGGGACTATCTGGAGCGCAAGCTGGACGCAGGCGCGGCCGGGTTCTTCACGCAGCCGTTCTTCGACCTGCGCCTGCTGGACACCTGGGCCGACCTCCTGCCGGACGGCACGGACGTGTGGTGGGGCGCGACGAGCATCCTCACGGAGGCCAGCTTCAACTACTGGCGGGCCCGCAACCACGCGGTGTTCCCCCGCACGTTCACACCCACCCTGGACTGCAACCGCGCGTTCGCCCGTGACCTCCTGACCTTCGCCCGCGAGCGGGAGCAGCACGCGTATTTCATGCCCGTGAAGGTGAACGTGCTGGAGTACCTGGGCGGCATTCTCTGA